From a single Sporosarcina oncorhynchi genomic region:
- a CDS encoding copper-translocating P-type ATPase: protein MSNHSHHHPTSEEHISSEHHHNQHEQNPHEQHSGHHNHHAHMVEDFKKRFYISLIVTIPILMLSPMIQMFLSVNWRFTGDLYILFALSTFVFFYGGWPFLTGAKDELKERNPGMMTLISLAIIVAYVYSTAAVFGFAENDFFWELATLVDIMLLGHWIEMRSVMGASKALEELAKLMPSVAHLIDEDGTITEIEVTELKQGNHVLVKPGEKVPVDGQILEGKSTIDESMLTGESLPVEKEAGLEAIGGSINGEGSLVISVRKTGSETYLSQVITLVKEAQESKSRAQDLANRAAKWLFYGALAAGLITFIIWISLGYSVSFAMERMVTVLIIACPHALGLAAPLVVAVSTSIASKNGLLIRNRAAFEGARNIEAVVFDKTGTLTKGEFGVTNIHTSEGFSEEDVISYAAAVEAQSQHPLAKGVIRKAEEMDITLHRVENFQSLTGKGLEGVVDGKQVMVVSPSYVRELNLTFDQIQFDEWSSEGKTVVFTLIDNKLAGMIALADIIRETAIDAVNQLKEMNVKSIMLTGDNEQVAHYVGGQLGMEEIFAEILPHEKSEKIEHIQNVEHLRTAMTGDGVNDAPALAKADLGIAVGAGTDVAIETADVVLVKSNPLDVVNIIKLSKATYSKMTQNLWWAAGYNIIAIPLAAGALYKFGIVLSPAVGAILMSLSTVIVAINARLLKI, encoded by the coding sequence GTGTCAAATCACTCACATCATCACCCTACGTCTGAGGAACATATTTCATCGGAACATCATCATAATCAGCATGAACAAAATCCCCACGAACAGCATAGCGGGCATCATAATCACCATGCACATATGGTTGAGGATTTTAAAAAGCGATTTTACATTTCATTAATCGTTACAATCCCTATTTTAATGCTATCACCGATGATTCAAATGTTTCTTAGCGTTAACTGGCGTTTCACTGGAGACTTGTATATTTTATTCGCATTGTCAACATTTGTATTCTTTTATGGAGGATGGCCATTTCTTACGGGGGCTAAGGATGAACTAAAAGAGCGAAATCCTGGCATGATGACACTTATTTCATTGGCCATCATCGTTGCCTATGTGTATAGTACAGCTGCTGTTTTCGGCTTTGCAGAAAATGATTTCTTCTGGGAACTCGCTACCCTTGTAGATATTATGCTACTTGGCCACTGGATTGAAATGCGTTCTGTCATGGGCGCTTCTAAAGCATTGGAAGAGCTCGCCAAGTTAATGCCATCTGTTGCGCATCTGATTGACGAGGATGGAACTATTACAGAAATTGAAGTGACCGAATTGAAACAAGGGAATCATGTACTCGTCAAGCCCGGCGAGAAGGTGCCGGTAGACGGACAGATACTTGAAGGGAAATCGACAATTGACGAGTCGATGTTGACAGGTGAATCGCTTCCTGTTGAAAAAGAAGCAGGTCTCGAAGCAATTGGTGGTTCCATTAATGGTGAAGGATCCCTGGTCATTTCTGTTAGGAAAACCGGTAGTGAAACGTACCTTTCACAAGTCATTACATTAGTTAAAGAAGCACAAGAATCCAAATCACGGGCACAAGACCTTGCCAATCGTGCTGCAAAGTGGTTATTTTACGGCGCACTGGCTGCAGGCTTGATTACGTTCATTATCTGGATTTCGCTTGGTTATTCCGTTTCATTCGCAATGGAAAGAATGGTTACTGTACTAATCATCGCTTGTCCGCATGCTTTAGGATTAGCAGCTCCTTTGGTTGTGGCGGTGTCAACATCCATCGCATCTAAAAATGGACTTCTGATACGAAATCGAGCCGCGTTTGAAGGAGCTCGAAATATCGAAGCAGTCGTTTTCGATAAAACAGGGACACTAACAAAAGGTGAGTTTGGTGTAACTAACATACACACTTCTGAGGGTTTCAGCGAAGAAGATGTTATTTCATATGCCGCTGCAGTGGAAGCACAATCTCAACATCCTCTCGCAAAAGGTGTCATTAGGAAAGCAGAAGAGATGGACATTACTCTTCACCGTGTCGAAAACTTTCAATCGTTGACAGGCAAAGGGCTGGAAGGTGTTGTAGATGGAAAACAGGTTATGGTCGTCAGTCCTAGTTATGTGAGAGAATTGAACCTTACATTCGACCAAATCCAATTTGATGAGTGGTCTTCGGAAGGAAAAACGGTCGTATTCACGTTGATTGACAATAAACTTGCCGGTATGATTGCACTTGCGGATATCATCCGTGAAACTGCTATAGACGCAGTCAACCAGTTAAAAGAAATGAATGTCAAATCGATCATGCTTACGGGTGATAATGAACAGGTAGCGCATTATGTAGGTGGGCAACTAGGAATGGAAGAAATTTTTGCAGAGATCCTGCCACACGAGAAATCCGAAAAAATCGAGCATATCCAAAACGTTGAGCACCTACGAACAGCAATGACGGGAGATGGCGTTAATGATGCCCCTGCACTTGCCAAAGCAGATTTAGGCATTGCTGTTGGTGCAGGTACTGATGTAGCTATTGAAACGGCTGATGTCGTTCTTGTCAAAAGCAATCCGCTTGATGTTGTAAATATTATTAAACTATCAAAAGCCACCTATAGCAAAATGACACAAAATTTGTGGTGGGCTGCTGGATACAACATCATTGCAATCCCGTTAGCGGCTGGAGCCCTTTATAAATTTGGAATCGTTCTAAGTCCAGCCGTCGGTGCTATTTTAATGTCATTAAGTACAGTAATCGTGGCAATTAACGCGCGCTTATTGAAAATATAA
- a CDS encoding cytochrome c biogenesis CcdA family protein produces the protein MFTDLNLFLAFGAGLLNFISPCTLPLYPAFISYITGMSLDELKSDKVKIRKNSIIHTLLFLLGFSVIFIFLGFSSSFVGTFFIQYQDVLRQMGSIFIIIFGLMIIGLFTPAFLMKEKKLQFKNRPAGYFGTFLIGLAFAAGWTPCTGPITGAVFMLASQNPGAGIWYMLAYVLGFAIPFFVLSIFITRVKWIQNYSRTITKVGGYIMIALGFLLFFDGLTFIISWLSPFFGDFMGF, from the coding sequence TTGTTTACTGATTTAAATTTATTTCTAGCATTCGGAGCAGGTCTTCTGAACTTCATATCACCATGTACATTACCGCTTTACCCAGCTTTTATCTCATATATCACAGGCATGTCATTGGATGAATTGAAATCGGATAAAGTGAAAATTAGAAAGAACAGTATTATTCATACGTTGTTGTTCTTACTTGGATTTTCAGTCATTTTCATATTTCTTGGGTTCAGTTCGTCTTTCGTAGGCACTTTCTTTATCCAATATCAAGATGTTCTACGACAAATGGGATCCATTTTCATTATTATTTTTGGTTTAATGATAATTGGCCTTTTCACACCTGCATTCCTTATGAAAGAGAAGAAACTGCAATTTAAAAACCGCCCTGCCGGCTATTTTGGCACGTTTCTTATTGGGCTTGCGTTTGCAGCGGGATGGACACCGTGTACCGGTCCAATTACCGGGGCCGTTTTCATGCTCGCTTCTCAAAATCCGGGGGCTGGTATTTGGTATATGCTTGCCTATGTACTTGGATTCGCAATTCCATTTTTTGTACTTTCCATTTTCATTACTCGGGTTAAATGGATTCAAAACTATAGCCGAACCATTACGAAAGTCGGCGGTTATATTATGATCGCACTAGGGTTTCTATTGTTCTTTGACGGCTTGACGTTCATTATTTCTTGGCTTAGTCCATTCTTTGGAGATTTCATGGGGTTTTAA
- a CDS encoding sulfite exporter TauE/SafE family protein, with the protein MYGFLTKISQLIIEPVTGVINSFADYPLIVALLLGVVGAVAPCQLTGNMSAITLYGNRTIQFKTDWLEIVSFIAGKVVVFSTFGLLAWMFGQTFESKMTEYFPLFRKAIGPLIIFTGLVLLGFLKLTIFQRLTMRIPVRMREGKMGSFLLGASFSLAFCPTMFVLFFVWLMPLVSSTSYGLVLPAVFGIATSFPLLLIFLIIWLFETDRRIMRKSVKIGRVVQRVAGLLLVLIGVLDTITYWGI; encoded by the coding sequence GTGTATGGATTTCTAACGAAAATTAGTCAACTAATTATAGAACCTGTTACTGGGGTTATAAATTCATTCGCAGATTACCCACTTATTGTTGCATTACTGCTAGGAGTGGTTGGCGCTGTTGCACCCTGTCAATTGACAGGGAATATGAGTGCCATCACCCTATACGGTAATCGTACAATTCAATTTAAAACAGATTGGCTCGAAATAGTATCTTTTATCGCGGGGAAAGTAGTCGTGTTTAGCACATTTGGTCTTTTGGCATGGATGTTCGGTCAAACATTCGAATCCAAGATGACTGAGTATTTTCCGCTATTCCGTAAAGCAATCGGTCCTCTCATTATTTTTACTGGGCTTGTACTATTAGGTTTTTTGAAGCTGACAATTTTTCAACGTTTGACTATGCGTATTCCAGTACGAATGCGAGAAGGAAAGATGGGCTCTTTTCTTTTAGGCGCAAGCTTTTCACTCGCGTTTTGTCCAACAATGTTTGTTCTCTTTTTCGTTTGGTTAATGCCACTCGTTTCGTCAACCTCTTATGGTCTCGTACTCCCTGCAGTTTTTGGCATTGCAACATCATTTCCCCTTCTCCTTATATTCCTGATTATTTGGCTATTTGAAACAGACCGTCGAATCATGAGGAAGAGTGTAAAGATTGGCCGGGTCGTTCAACGTGTAGCAGGACTGCTCTTAGTGCTAATAGGCGTGTTGGACACAATCACGTACTGGGGGATTTAA
- a CDS encoding F510_1955 family glycosylhydrolase produces the protein MMKKLAKSIGVASIVLILSACNTTKDDTYTFNELKNSKIDHLHGLGYINGGPQVVISTHEGLYAYDEEGWKEANSEKHDYMGFQAVREGFFSSGHPEPNSNLKNPLGLVKSTDRGASFDKLAFYGEIDFHYMAVGYESNAIYALNEMPTKEMTAGLHYSLDEGESWKEASMNGFDSEFISNLAAHPTREEMIGIGSQEGLYISQDYGENFAPLNNARKVTFVALTKTGGLYASYENDVVKLHSFLLDEKAESEILLPDEIAPIIYIAVNPVDQQEIVIATYTNDIYRKTDDGVNWETLAREGELLH, from the coding sequence ATGATGAAAAAACTGGCGAAATCTATTGGTGTGGCGAGCATCGTCCTGATTTTATCTGCATGTAATACGACTAAGGATGATACCTATACGTTTAATGAATTGAAAAATAGTAAAATCGACCATCTACACGGTTTAGGTTATATAAATGGTGGTCCACAAGTGGTCATCTCAACACATGAAGGGCTTTATGCTTATGATGAGGAAGGTTGGAAAGAGGCGAATAGTGAAAAACATGACTATATGGGGTTCCAAGCCGTGCGTGAAGGTTTCTTTTCTAGCGGACATCCAGAACCTAATTCAAACTTGAAAAATCCTCTTGGACTTGTGAAGAGTACGGATCGTGGCGCGAGTTTTGATAAGTTAGCATTTTACGGAGAGATAGACTTTCACTATATGGCAGTAGGGTACGAGTCGAATGCCATTTATGCATTGAATGAAATGCCGACTAAAGAGATGACTGCAGGCCTTCACTATTCACTCGATGAGGGAGAGTCGTGGAAAGAGGCTTCCATGAACGGATTCGACTCCGAGTTCATCTCGAATTTAGCTGCCCATCCAACACGCGAAGAAATGATAGGAATCGGTAGTCAAGAAGGATTGTATATATCACAGGACTACGGTGAAAACTTTGCGCCTCTCAATAACGCAAGGAAGGTTACTTTTGTAGCGTTAACTAAAACAGGAGGACTTTATGCGAGCTACGAGAATGATGTTGTGAAACTACACTCGTTTTTGTTAGATGAAAAAGCAGAATCGGAAATTCTTCTTCCAGATGAAATTGCTCCAATTATTTATATTGCTGTTAATCCAGTGGATCAACAGGAGATTGTGATTGCCACATATACGAATGATATTTACAGAAAAACAGATGATGGCGTGAATTGGGAAACTCTTGCTAGAGAAGGAGAGTTACTACATTGA
- a CDS encoding response regulator transcription factor, which yields MQKILLIDDEKRMLDLLELFLEPHGFSCIKVDTGEKGLEIVKDGIVDLVLLDVMMPDLDGWAVCKKIRELSTVPVIMLTARTDKEDIVKGLEFGADDYITKPFDERELVARVNALLRRTSNDDEENSHTVHGDFILNRDAYSLQYKNAEVQLTLKEFYIIEALITHPKRTFTREQLLRTAWDYNTFTDIRTVDSHIRNLREKLRVAGFPIHEFLLTVWGIGYKWN from the coding sequence ATGCAGAAAATCTTACTAATAGATGATGAAAAGAGAATGCTTGATTTACTGGAATTGTTTTTAGAACCCCATGGCTTCAGTTGTATAAAAGTAGACACAGGGGAGAAAGGATTGGAAATTGTAAAGGACGGAATAGTCGATCTCGTGTTGTTGGATGTCATGATGCCTGATTTGGACGGATGGGCTGTATGTAAGAAAATAAGAGAATTGTCAACGGTTCCAGTCATAATGCTGACAGCTAGAACAGACAAAGAAGATATTGTAAAAGGCCTTGAATTCGGGGCAGATGATTATATTACAAAGCCTTTTGACGAACGGGAACTTGTCGCAAGAGTGAATGCCTTACTACGCCGAACTTCAAATGATGATGAGGAAAACAGTCATACAGTGCATGGGGATTTTATATTAAATCGGGATGCTTATTCATTACAGTACAAAAACGCGGAAGTGCAATTGACTTTAAAGGAATTTTATATTATCGAGGCGCTAATTACCCATCCAAAAAGAACATTTACACGTGAACAACTATTGCGAACGGCATGGGACTATAACACATTTACGGATATTCGAACGGTGGACTCGCATATTCGAAATTTAAGGGAAAAACTACGAGTAGCGGGTTTTCCAATTCATGAATTTTTATTAACTGTGTGGGGAATCGGTTACAAGTGGAACTAA
- a CDS encoding sensor histidine kinase — MNKISKKLAAYFIISFLVLETILMMYLHQNIVHTRVDEEYARLLATGSNHRNVLIDNYSEDTITHIILMEAEGDRGVIITGENGNVILSSDEKLESLLPSMSFLQNPEDQIDQVINTEWESSPYIISAHPYKIDDTKLGYVLMFQSTEPIERLVSKLNFHFGLAGGAIIVILFIIYSILSKFLTRPLIRMKEATEKLSEGKFDVSLPAGGNDELGELSVAIRKLASDLERMKKERNEFLASISHELSTPLTYLIGYLKVAMRQDLTEEERNHYLMIIAEESDRMKDLLKNLMDLAKMDEMTFVVSKTNFSSRKFAEDIYRLVEPSFALKNINLNLIGLEDFSIHADPLRLEQIVLNLLDNALKYSSEHTTVLFEITKDQNRTVITVEDEGIGIPQEQIGMIFEKLFRVEKSRSRTFGGSGLGLAIVKELVEAHGGSIEVQSEVHKGSKFTIKI; from the coding sequence ATGAATAAAATCTCGAAAAAACTAGCGGCATACTTTATCATTTCTTTCCTTGTCCTTGAAACAATTTTAATGATGTATTTGCACCAAAATATTGTTCATACAAGGGTAGATGAAGAATACGCCCGCCTGTTAGCGACGGGCTCAAACCATCGTAATGTTTTAATAGACAATTATTCAGAAGACACGATTACCCATATCATTTTAATGGAAGCTGAAGGGGACAGAGGTGTAATCATTACTGGAGAAAATGGTAATGTCATTCTTAGTTCTGATGAAAAGTTGGAAAGTCTGTTACCATCTATGTCCTTCTTGCAAAACCCTGAAGACCAAATCGATCAAGTCATTAATACTGAATGGGAGTCTTCACCATATATCATTAGCGCTCACCCATACAAAATTGATGATACTAAATTAGGATATGTTTTAATGTTTCAAAGCACCGAGCCAATTGAACGTTTAGTAAGCAAGCTCAATTTCCATTTCGGTTTGGCAGGAGGAGCAATTATTGTCATCCTGTTTATCATCTATTCAATCTTGTCCAAATTTCTTACACGTCCTTTGATCCGAATGAAGGAAGCAACGGAGAAGTTAAGCGAAGGGAAATTCGATGTAAGTCTTCCCGCAGGAGGCAATGATGAGCTTGGCGAACTATCAGTTGCGATTCGGAAGTTGGCATCAGACTTGGAGCGAATGAAAAAAGAACGAAATGAGTTTTTAGCATCCATCTCTCATGAATTGAGTACACCTTTAACGTACTTGATAGGCTATTTAAAAGTGGCAATGAGACAGGACTTAACGGAAGAGGAAAGAAATCATTATTTAATGATTATTGCAGAAGAATCAGATCGTATGAAGGATCTGTTAAAAAACTTGATGGATTTAGCGAAAATGGATGAAATGACTTTCGTTGTTTCGAAGACGAACTTTTCATCACGGAAATTTGCTGAAGATATTTACCGACTTGTTGAACCTTCCTTTGCTTTAAAAAACATCAATTTGAATTTGATAGGATTGGAAGATTTTTCAATTCATGCAGATCCATTGCGACTCGAACAGATTGTACTGAATCTATTGGACAATGCTTTAAAGTATTCAAGCGAACATACAACTGTGCTGTTTGAAATTACAAAAGATCAAAATCGAACTGTTATTACCGTTGAGGATGAAGGTATCGGTATACCTCAAGAACAAATCGGGATGATTTTCGAGAAACTTTTTAGGGTTGAAAAATCACGGTCCAGAACATTTGGTGGCTCAGGCCTTGGACTTGCGATTGTGAAAGAACTAGTAGAAGCACATGGAGGATCGATCGAAGTACAAAGCGAAGTTCATAAAGGTAGCAAGTTTACAATTAAGATTTAA
- the resA gene encoding thiol-disulfide oxidoreductase ResA — protein MNNKKRNRFIFRVITLSLLAVATIFTIYTGFAKEKYDVLQVGDDAPDFALVDLDGKEHQLSTYKGQGVFLNFWGSWCAPCKKEMPAMGRQYEVYKNDGVQILAVNIAEPDFKVRAFAGQYGMVFPTLIDQTKSVMQAYNVKPLPTTFLINPEGKIVRIITGEMSESDIKGYMEEIKPD, from the coding sequence TTGAACAACAAAAAGAGGAATCGCTTTATTTTCAGAGTTATCACATTATCCCTTCTAGCAGTAGCCACAATCTTTACAATCTACACTGGTTTTGCAAAAGAGAAATATGATGTGTTACAGGTCGGAGATGATGCCCCTGACTTTGCGCTCGTTGATTTAGATGGGAAAGAACATCAACTATCAACGTATAAAGGACAAGGAGTCTTTCTAAACTTTTGGGGATCGTGGTGTGCTCCGTGTAAAAAGGAGATGCCAGCCATGGGTAGACAATACGAGGTGTATAAGAACGATGGTGTACAAATATTAGCAGTCAATATTGCCGAACCGGATTTTAAAGTTCGAGCATTCGCTGGACAATATGGTATGGTCTTCCCCACGCTAATCGATCAGACGAAAAGTGTTATGCAAGCGTATAATGTTAAACCACTACCAACCACATTTCTTATTAACCCAGAAGGTAAAATTGTAAGAATCATAACTGGGGAAATGTCGGAAAGTGATATAAAAGGGTATATGGAAGAGATTAAGCCGGACTGA
- a CDS encoding nucleobase:cation symporter-2 family protein: protein MKSVVLGVQHLLAMYAGAILVPLIVGQAIGLTSTQLTYLVSIDILMCGIATILQIMSNRFFGIGLPVVLGCTFTAVGPMISIGDNYSISAIYGAVIASGLIIVLISTFFGRLIKLFPPVVTGSVVTIIGITLIPVALNNMGGGMGAPDFGSTTNILLSFGTLLSIILLYRFTTGFFRSISILLGMAAGTVAAMMMGVVDFSAVKEASAFHIVTPFYLGTPTFHLYPILTMTLVAMVSLVESTGVYFALGDITEKEIKEKDLVKGYRAEGLSSLIGGIFNAFPYTTFSQNVGLVQMSGVKSRRVILITAIMLVSLGFMPKIAAMATVIPTSVLGGAMVAMFGMVISQGIKMLSKVVADTDNAMIIACSIGLGLGVSVVPEIFANLPENFQMLTSNGIVAGSLTAITLNIMFNMLPSKKRKKAAQAQLIEQEV, encoded by the coding sequence ATGAAATCGGTCGTTTTAGGAGTTCAGCATTTACTCGCTATGTACGCCGGTGCGATTCTTGTTCCGCTTATTGTAGGACAGGCAATCGGTTTAACTTCTACACAATTGACGTACCTTGTTTCGATTGATATTTTGATGTGCGGGATTGCGACGATCTTGCAAATTATGAGCAACCGATTTTTTGGAATCGGGTTGCCGGTCGTTTTAGGATGTACGTTTACAGCGGTCGGGCCAATGATTTCAATCGGGGATAACTACAGTATTTCTGCAATTTACGGGGCAGTTATCGCATCTGGTTTGATCATCGTGCTGATCAGTACGTTTTTCGGGAGGTTAATAAAGCTCTTCCCACCAGTTGTGACGGGTTCTGTAGTGACGATCATTGGTATTACTCTAATACCTGTCGCTTTAAATAATATGGGTGGGGGAATGGGCGCTCCGGATTTCGGATCGACGACAAACATCCTTCTGTCGTTTGGAACGCTTCTAAGCATCATCCTTTTATATCGATTTACAACAGGTTTCTTTAGATCGATTTCGATTTTACTAGGGATGGCAGCAGGCACGGTAGCCGCCATGATGATGGGCGTCGTGGATTTCAGTGCTGTAAAAGAAGCTTCTGCTTTCCATATAGTAACGCCTTTCTATCTTGGCACTCCGACATTCCATCTCTATCCAATCCTGACGATGACGTTAGTCGCTATGGTTTCATTAGTGGAATCTACTGGCGTGTATTTTGCATTAGGCGATATAACAGAGAAGGAGATTAAAGAGAAGGATTTGGTGAAAGGCTATCGTGCCGAAGGGTTGTCGTCGTTAATCGGCGGGATCTTCAATGCATTCCCGTATACGACATTTTCACAAAACGTTGGATTGGTACAAATGTCTGGCGTCAAATCACGCAGAGTCATTTTAATCACGGCAATCATGCTTGTGTCACTAGGCTTCATGCCGAAAATTGCAGCGATGGCAACCGTAATCCCAACTTCTGTGTTGGGCGGTGCAATGGTGGCAATGTTCGGCATGGTTATTTCACAAGGCATTAAAATGTTGAGCAAAGTTGTAGCGGATACGGACAACGCAATGATCATCGCTTGTTCAATAGGACTGGGACTTGGCGTATCCGTCGTGCCTGAAATTTTCGCGAACCTTCCTGAAAACTTCCAAATGCTCACGAGCAACGGAATTGTAGCAGGCAGCTTAACAGCCATTACATTAAATATCATGTTCAATATGCTTCCTTCTAAAAAGCGCAAGAAAGCAGCACAGGCACAGTTAATCGAGCAAGAGGTATAA
- a CDS encoding xanthine phosphoribosyltransferase, which yields MKQLQDKIMQDGKVLSDQVLKVDSFLNHQIDPPLMKAVGEEFAERFKESGITKVLSIESSGIAPAMMTGLVLGVPAIFARKRKSLTMSNHLYTADVHSFTKNETNEISVSKDFLKKGDKVLILDDFLANGQAVLGLLDIVEQAEAELVGVAIVIEKGFQPGGAMIREKGIRVESLAILESLADGKVKFKEEGPSL from the coding sequence ATGAAGCAGCTACAGGATAAAATTATGCAGGATGGAAAAGTGCTATCCGATCAAGTGTTGAAAGTGGATTCGTTTTTGAATCACCAAATCGATCCTCCGCTGATGAAGGCAGTTGGTGAAGAATTTGCGGAACGGTTCAAAGAGTCCGGTATTACAAAAGTACTCTCGATTGAATCATCTGGAATTGCACCCGCAATGATGACGGGGTTAGTTTTAGGTGTACCTGCGATTTTTGCTCGTAAACGCAAATCATTAACGATGAGCAATCATTTATATACAGCTGACGTTCATTCCTTCACGAAAAATGAAACGAATGAAATATCCGTCTCTAAGGATTTCCTGAAAAAAGGAGATAAGGTGTTAATTCTTGATGATTTTCTTGCGAATGGACAAGCAGTCCTCGGGCTTCTTGATATCGTAGAACAAGCCGAAGCGGAGCTTGTTGGCGTTGCGATTGTTATCGAAAAAGGATTCCAACCAGGTGGTGCGATGATCCGTGAAAAAGGGATTCGCGTTGAATCATTGGCAATTCTCGAATCGCTTGCAGATGGAAAAGTCAAATTCAAAGAAGAAGGTCCTTCCCTATGA
- a CDS encoding iron chaperone, protein MQYDAKNPEAYLEMLEDDWRKEKLLAIRQMILTYAPELEEVIRYKMLNYGTEDNYVLALNAQKQYVSLYVGTIEKVENAETLLAGYKYGKGCIRVKKSIKIEETGLEQFIHKTIDMWRAGEDTAC, encoded by the coding sequence ATGCAATATGACGCGAAAAATCCTGAGGCGTATTTGGAAATGCTTGAAGATGATTGGCGAAAAGAGAAACTACTTGCAATTCGACAGATGATTTTGACTTATGCACCTGAACTGGAAGAGGTCATACGCTATAAGATGCTGAATTATGGGACAGAGGATAACTATGTACTCGCGTTAAATGCGCAAAAACAGTATGTTAGCCTCTATGTAGGTACAATCGAAAAGGTGGAAAATGCCGAAACCTTATTAGCAGGCTATAAGTATGGAAAAGGTTGTATTCGCGTTAAAAAATCGATAAAGATAGAAGAGACGGGTTTGGAACAATTCATTCATAAAACTATCGATATGTGGCGAGCTGGTGAGGATACGGCTTGTTGA
- a CDS encoding copper resistance D family protein yields the protein MIWVYISESLLYLCFSLLMGTFIIQFIPERLKPTIHIPKRLVQLSVVGVVLFSVVPVIRVVLFLYEDIGLFSTMESVLSGFEVGRAWNLTVILAIFFYLFVSLFPVLKSKVLSGIALAFTLILLFALGWASHAASLTEWSGFVVHSLHFLAVTVWIGILLIVGWCSKDQKNWISYLKWFTPLAIVCFLTIAGTGLFLMTLVIEVNDYADAWTVPYGQALLMKHLTIIPVLFFAFMNGFWIRRRLSRQEPINPVAWLKFESILLFFTFVATGVLGQQEPPHSIEIMLAGSGPSALFDYFYLGVIDPAMSLHFSWNTLNVLFFIVAIIFMWLIIYSFKKKTAAVVPFFMGMFSVLSLYFGLMASIQ from the coding sequence ATGATTTGGGTTTATATTTCGGAAAGTTTATTGTATCTCTGTTTTTCGTTATTAATGGGCACATTTATCATTCAATTCATCCCGGAACGGTTGAAGCCTACGATACATATCCCGAAGCGATTAGTTCAATTGTCGGTAGTAGGCGTTGTGCTTTTTTCGGTTGTTCCTGTCATTAGAGTTGTCCTATTTCTGTATGAAGATATTGGCTTGTTCTCGACGATGGAAAGCGTTCTAAGTGGATTTGAAGTCGGAAGAGCTTGGAATCTTACGGTGATACTTGCCATTTTCTTTTACTTATTCGTTTCGTTATTCCCGGTATTGAAAAGCAAAGTCCTGTCAGGGATCGCTCTTGCATTCACACTCATTCTTCTTTTCGCATTGGGGTGGGCGAGCCATGCTGCCTCTCTAACCGAATGGAGTGGGTTCGTTGTCCATTCATTGCACTTTTTAGCCGTTACTGTGTGGATTGGAATCCTTCTCATTGTCGGCTGGTGTTCAAAAGACCAGAAAAATTGGATTTCTTACTTAAAGTGGTTTACGCCTTTGGCAATCGTATGTTTTCTTACAATTGCAGGAACCGGGTTATTCCTTATGACGTTGGTCATTGAAGTGAACGATTACGCGGACGCCTGGACGGTACCGTATGGACAAGCTTTGTTGATGAAGCACTTGACGATCATCCCGGTTTTATTTTTTGCTTTTATGAATGGATTTTGGATTCGGCGCAGATTGAGTCGTCAGGAACCAATCAATCCAGTGGCTTGGTTGAAGTTCGAAAGTATACTCCTGTTCTTTACATTTGTGGCGACCGGCGTCTTAGGGCAACAGGAGCCCCCTCATAGTATTGAGATAATGCTCGCGGGAAGTGGGCCATCAGCTCTCTTCGATTATTTCTATTTGGGTGTGATTGATCCTGCGATGAGTTTGCATTTCTCGTGGAATACATTAAACGTATTGTTTTTCATTGTAGCCATTATTTTCATGTGGCTTATTATATACAGCTTTAAGAAAAAGACAGCTGCAGTAGTTCCCTTTTTCATGGGAATGTTCAGTGTCCTATCTCTTTATTTCGGGTTAATGGCTAGTATACAATAA